A genome region from Paracoccus stylophorae includes the following:
- a CDS encoding phage/plasmid primase, P4 family yields the protein MSVSSDTNAPDDVAPDAEMIAIYADVIFGYCDGWVPVRALAEKGAGDGPPHVPFIEADATLAAKLALQATWASDAGMALFVAPGTVVAPGDARAESIVQTQVVLVDLDHGDIGAKRDHLVQHLGCPTLEVASGGVTAEGQRKLHLYWRLSEPAEGEDIGTVCRARHMIAAKVGGDPSFRSAHQPIRVAGSIHAKQGRRRLVEILHHDPRDYDLGELLEAIIAMPPLEGEAGLDFNMAAPERGSVTELFGRQVREGGVDGTTRFDALSRVMGYWIRRAREGHVPREQAWEEIVSYNAARVAPPWPEDRLREEAERLWKRDAARNGEIDDEDEGPDGGGTAGGDDDGPVPVRFTEDALAAAFAVRHAVTWRYVAGWGQWLTWSGKLWRREETLQAFDLARMICREAAARAGSARLKAKLSTAATVSAVERLARSDRRHATTTEPWDRDPWLLNTPGGVVDLQSGASRPHDPGLFMTRIAGASVATACPVWLGFLETVTGGDGELQSYLQRMAGYCLTGVTTEHALFFLYGTGANGKSVFANTLTAILGDYATVAPMDMFMATQGDRHPTDMAGLRGARIVTSIETEQGSRWAESKLKALTGGDKITARFMRQDFFEFIPQFKLLIVGNHKPSIRNVDEAMKRRLHMVPFTVTIPPARRDKHLADRLLAERDGILAWALEGCIEWQRTGLRPPPAVMAATEDYFEAEDAIGRWIDERCSLGSHLSAATTTMFADWKAWAETNGEFAGSVKRFSEALIVRGFERHNTRAAKGFRGIAPNDSNSDLFSGE from the coding sequence ATGAGCGTGTCGTCCGATACCAATGCCCCCGACGACGTCGCGCCCGACGCGGAAATGATCGCGATCTATGCCGACGTCATCTTCGGATACTGCGACGGCTGGGTGCCGGTCCGTGCACTGGCCGAGAAAGGCGCGGGCGACGGCCCGCCGCACGTCCCCTTCATCGAAGCGGACGCCACGCTCGCCGCGAAACTGGCGCTTCAGGCGACGTGGGCGAGCGACGCCGGCATGGCCTTGTTCGTGGCGCCCGGTACGGTTGTGGCTCCCGGCGACGCCCGGGCGGAAAGCATCGTGCAAACGCAGGTCGTGCTGGTCGATCTCGACCATGGCGACATCGGCGCGAAACGCGACCACCTCGTGCAGCATCTCGGATGCCCGACGCTTGAAGTGGCGTCCGGCGGTGTCACCGCCGAGGGCCAGCGCAAGCTGCACCTCTACTGGCGTCTGTCCGAACCCGCCGAAGGCGAGGACATCGGCACGGTCTGTCGGGCGCGGCACATGATCGCCGCCAAGGTCGGCGGCGATCCGTCCTTCCGGTCCGCCCACCAGCCGATCCGTGTGGCCGGATCGATCCATGCCAAACAGGGCCGACGTCGGCTGGTGGAGATCCTGCACCACGATCCCCGCGACTACGATCTGGGCGAACTGCTGGAGGCGATCATCGCCATGCCGCCGCTCGAAGGCGAGGCCGGGCTCGACTTCAACATGGCCGCCCCCGAGCGCGGCAGCGTCACCGAGCTTTTCGGCCGTCAGGTCCGCGAAGGCGGCGTCGACGGCACCACGCGCTTCGACGCGCTGTCGCGGGTGATGGGCTACTGGATCCGCCGCGCCCGCGAAGGCCATGTGCCGCGCGAACAGGCCTGGGAAGAAATCGTCTCCTACAACGCGGCGCGCGTCGCCCCTCCCTGGCCGGAGGACCGGCTGCGGGAAGAAGCCGAACGGCTCTGGAAACGCGACGCCGCCCGCAACGGCGAGATCGATGACGAGGACGAAGGTCCCGATGGCGGCGGCACGGCCGGTGGTGACGACGATGGCCCCGTGCCGGTGCGCTTCACCGAGGATGCGCTCGCCGCCGCCTTCGCCGTCCGGCATGCCGTGACCTGGCGCTATGTCGCGGGCTGGGGACAATGGCTGACCTGGTCGGGCAAGTTGTGGCGGCGTGAGGAGACGCTGCAGGCCTTCGATCTGGCGCGGATGATCTGCCGCGAGGCGGCCGCGCGCGCGGGATCCGCAAGGCTCAAGGCCAAGCTCTCCACCGCCGCGACGGTTTCGGCCGTGGAGCGGCTCGCCCGTTCCGACCGCCGCCACGCGACCACGACCGAGCCGTGGGACCGTGATCCCTGGCTGTTGAACACGCCGGGCGGTGTGGTCGACCTCCAGAGCGGCGCATCCCGGCCACATGATCCCGGCCTCTTCATGACTCGCATTGCCGGGGCATCGGTCGCAACCGCCTGTCCCGTCTGGCTCGGCTTTCTGGAGACCGTCACCGGCGGGGACGGCGAGCTGCAATCCTACCTGCAGCGGATGGCGGGCTATTGCCTGACCGGCGTCACCACCGAGCATGCGCTGTTCTTTCTCTACGGCACCGGCGCCAACGGCAAATCCGTCTTCGCCAACACCCTGACCGCCATCCTCGGCGACTACGCCACCGTCGCGCCGATGGACATGTTCATGGCCACACAGGGTGATCGTCACCCGACCGACATGGCGGGATTGCGGGGGGCGCGCATCGTCACCTCGATCGAGACCGAACAGGGCAGCCGCTGGGCCGAGAGCAAGCTGAAGGCGCTGACCGGGGGCGACAAGATCACCGCCCGCTTCATGCGGCAGGACTTCTTCGAGTTCATCCCGCAGTTCAAGCTGCTGATCGTCGGCAACCACAAGCCCTCCATCCGCAACGTGGACGAGGCGATGAAGCGGCGCCTGCACATGGTGCCGTTCACCGTCACCATCCCGCCCGCGCGGCGCGACAAGCACCTGGCGGACAGGCTGCTCGCCGAACGCGACGGGATCCTCGCATGGGCGCTCGAAGGCTGCATCGAATGGCAGCGGACGGGGCTGCGCCCACCGCCCGCCGTGATGGCCGCGACCGAGGATTACTTCGAGGCAGAGGACGCCATCGGTCGCTGGATCGATGAACGCTGCTCGCTCGGATCGCACCTGAGCGCGGCCACCACCACGATGTTCGCGGACTGGAAGGCCTGGGCCGAGACGAACGGCGAATTCGCCGGCTCGGTCAAGCGGTTCTCGGAGGCGCTGATCGTGCGCGGGTTCGAGCGCCACAACACCCGTGCGGCCAAGGGGTTTCGCGGCATCGCCCCCAATGACAGCAACTCTGACCTTTTCTCGGGAGAATAG
- a CDS encoding DUF6511 domain-containing protein — protein sequence MIDPDEREQAALRAALKNMAELMAEIGWTTRFADLSEAQALALATAAVDGFQEAMMASAPRPDPEVPF from the coding sequence ATGATCGATCCCGACGAACGCGAACAGGCAGCCCTGCGCGCCGCCTTGAAGAACATGGCCGAACTGATGGCCGAGATCGGCTGGACCACTCGGTTCGCCGATCTCAGCGAGGCGCAGGCGCTCGCCCTCGCCACCGCCGCCGTCGACGGCTTCCAGGAAGCGATGATGGCCAGCGCACCCCGGCCCGATCCGGAGGTGCCGTTCTGA
- a CDS encoding sigma-70 family RNA polymerase sigma factor, with product MERFHPICDARSRVSRNITIRAERLARSGSVPGMDAEDIKQDLRLHLYRRDEKFDPARGQYDTFADRVLANRIATLAAPTERLRAERAWIDFDSPAEGRGDDEMLPLAETLPDSAMPHAAVTRATDEAFGLVRDVQRLLAGLTPTCRALALALIDMSPTEAAEALGIHRSTVYARLTMIRKAAEALDLAAYLGTAPTVSEARR from the coding sequence ATGGAGCGTTTCCACCCCATTTGCGACGCGCGCTCGCGCGTCTCCCGCAACATCACCATTCGCGCCGAACGGCTGGCCCGCTCGGGCTCCGTCCCCGGAATGGATGCCGAGGACATCAAGCAGGATCTGCGGCTGCATCTCTATCGCCGGGACGAGAAGTTCGACCCGGCTCGCGGTCAGTATGACACCTTCGCCGACCGCGTGCTGGCGAACCGCATCGCCACGCTGGCCGCGCCGACCGAACGGCTGCGGGCCGAGCGGGCTTGGATCGACTTCGACAGTCCCGCCGAGGGGCGCGGTGATGACGAGATGCTGCCGCTCGCGGAAACGCTGCCCGACAGCGCGATGCCGCATGCCGCCGTCACACGCGCAACGGACGAGGCGTTCGGCCTGGTGCGAGATGTCCAGCGGCTCCTCGCTGGCCTGACCCCGACCTGCCGCGCCCTTGCGCTGGCCCTGATCGACATGTCGCCGACGGAAGCGGCCGAAGCCCTCGGGATCCATCGCAGCACAGTCTACGCCCGGCTTACCATGATCCGGAAGGCCGCCGAGGCGCTTGATCTCGCGGCATATCTCGGCACCGCCCCGACAGTCTCGGAGGCTCGCCGGTAG
- a CDS encoding ATP-binding protein: MSAPFGAGPLRIITADERLREARGIKGVLTGTSGIGKTTQLLTLDPQRTLFLNLEAGELAVQGWPGDEIRIRDWEVARDLAAWIGGANPAMRDDQSYGPGHFARVCAAFGPATQLDKYDTVFVDSISVASRICMQWCKGQSQAQSDRTGKPDLRATYGLLGQEMIGWLTHLQHTPAKNIWLVGLLDRKLDDFGKPFFSMQIEGSKTGLELPGIVDEVITLTELRPEKGEAFRAFICTTINDFGLPAKDRSGRLSMIEPAHLGRVMAKIRGPRPEGAARLNFDLPAAATAPNPLTTQGA; this comes from the coding sequence GTGAGCGCCCCCTTCGGCGCCGGGCCGCTCCGGATCATCACCGCCGACGAACGCCTGCGCGAAGCGCGCGGCATCAAGGGGGTGCTCACGGGCACCTCCGGTATCGGCAAGACCACGCAACTGCTGACCCTCGATCCGCAGCGCACGCTGTTTCTGAACCTCGAGGCGGGCGAACTGGCCGTGCAGGGCTGGCCCGGCGACGAAATCCGCATCCGTGACTGGGAGGTCGCCCGCGATCTCGCTGCCTGGATCGGCGGCGCCAACCCGGCCATGCGGGACGACCAGTCCTATGGGCCGGGGCATTTCGCGCGGGTCTGCGCGGCCTTCGGCCCGGCCACCCAGCTCGACAAGTACGACACCGTCTTCGTCGACAGCATCTCGGTTGCCTCGCGTATCTGTATGCAGTGGTGCAAGGGCCAGTCCCAGGCGCAGTCCGACCGGACCGGCAAGCCCGATCTGCGGGCCACCTACGGGTTGCTCGGCCAGGAGATGATCGGCTGGTTGACGCATCTGCAGCACACGCCCGCCAAGAACATCTGGCTGGTCGGGTTGCTGGACCGCAAGCTCGACGATTTCGGCAAGCCCTTCTTCTCGATGCAGATCGAGGGCTCGAAGACCGGGCTCGAACTGCCCGGCATCGTCGACGAGGTCATCACCCTGACCGAGCTGCGCCCCGAGAAGGGCGAGGCGTTCCGCGCCTTCATCTGCACCACCATCAACGATTTCGGCCTGCCTGCGAAGGATCGCAGCGGGCGGCTGTCGATGATCGAGCCCGCCCATCTCGGACGGGTCATGGCGAAGATCCGCGGTCCGCGTCCCGAGGGCGCCGCCCGTCTGAACTTCGACCTGCCGGCGGCCGCGACCGCACCCAATCCCCTGACGACGCAAGGAGCATGA
- a CDS encoding DEAD/DEAH box helicase, with translation MIPRDYQRAAVDAARDRTTTHGNTMLVLPTGAGKTAIAGFYIGEELEHRRHDRVLVLQHTDELIDQNRTSIGAVTGMTTSVVKAEQDDWSGRIVFGSVQTLARANRRERMAPVSHLVIDECHRSAAQSYQAVIDAARELNPEIRLLGLSATPGRGDGRSLRRTFSNVGYHLKIGTLIGRGLLVPPRTYTIDLGVEDELAGLEATAGDYDMRAADKVLNRSVLNEAVVEHWQAKAADRRSIFFCATVGHADAVAEAFRAAGVTAETISGDMPSRVRADLIARFDRGEVQVLTNCMVLTEGFDSQPVGCIGILRPMLHKGTFIQAVGRGLRRVDPARFPGVVKTDCIVLDFAGAALRHGSLEQEIDLDEDDPEPGQAPWKLCPTCEAELPLGASVCDFCGHVFTRERGEARLLTAFDMMEIDLLERSPFAWCDLHGDGQAMMASGFNGWAGVFHDGTLWHALGQPRSKPIRPLAIGTRVQALAAADDFLRATETGTASIKSRRWLNDPATMKQMALLQRAGHEADGLDFSLSKYAANCHLNFRWNRGAITAAVLGRAERSAA, from the coding sequence ATGATCCCACGCGATTATCAGAGGGCGGCAGTCGATGCCGCCCGCGACCGCACCACCACCCACGGCAACACCATGCTGGTCCTGCCGACCGGGGCGGGCAAGACGGCCATCGCCGGTTTCTACATCGGTGAGGAACTGGAACACCGGCGACACGACCGCGTCCTGGTGCTGCAGCACACCGACGAGTTGATCGATCAGAACCGGACCTCCATCGGGGCAGTAACCGGAATGACCACCTCGGTGGTCAAGGCCGAGCAGGACGATTGGAGCGGCCGCATCGTCTTCGGCAGCGTCCAGACGCTCGCCCGCGCCAACCGGCGCGAACGCATGGCGCCAGTCTCGCATCTCGTCATCGACGAATGCCACCGTTCGGCCGCGCAGAGCTATCAGGCTGTTATCGACGCCGCACGGGAACTCAACCCCGAGATCAGGCTGCTCGGGCTTTCGGCCACGCCGGGTCGTGGCGACGGGCGCAGCCTGCGCCGCACCTTCAGCAATGTCGGCTATCACCTGAAGATCGGCACCCTGATCGGGCGCGGTCTCCTGGTGCCGCCGCGCACCTATACCATCGATCTCGGCGTCGAGGACGAACTGGCCGGGCTGGAGGCCACTGCGGGCGATTACGACATGCGCGCCGCCGACAAGGTGCTGAACCGCTCGGTGCTGAACGAGGCGGTGGTCGAGCACTGGCAGGCGAAGGCGGCGGACCGGCGCAGCATCTTCTTCTGCGCCACGGTCGGCCATGCCGATGCGGTGGCAGAAGCCTTCCGCGCCGCCGGCGTCACGGCCGAGACGATCTCGGGCGACATGCCCTCGCGGGTGCGCGCCGATCTTATCGCCCGGTTCGACCGGGGCGAAGTGCAGGTGCTGACGAACTGCATGGTCCTGACCGAAGGCTTCGACAGCCAGCCGGTTGGCTGCATCGGCATCCTGCGCCCGATGCTGCACAAGGGCACCTTCATCCAGGCGGTGGGGCGCGGCCTGCGCCGTGTCGATCCCGCGCGTTTCCCGGGCGTCGTGAAGACCGACTGCATCGTGCTCGATTTCGCGGGCGCCGCGCTCCGGCACGGGTCGCTCGAACAGGAGATCGACCTCGACGAGGACGATCCCGAGCCCGGCCAGGCCCCGTGGAAACTCTGCCCGACCTGCGAGGCGGAACTGCCGCTCGGCGCCTCGGTCTGCGATTTCTGCGGACATGTCTTCACGCGCGAGCGTGGCGAGGCCCGGCTGCTCACCGCCTTCGACATGATGGAGATCGACCTGCTGGAACGGTCGCCATTCGCCTGGTGCGACCTGCATGGCGACGGCCAGGCGATGATGGCGAGCGGGTTCAATGGCTGGGCCGGCGTGTTCCACGACGGCACGCTCTGGCATGCCCTCGGACAACCGAGGAGCAAACCGATCCGACCGCTCGCCATCGGCACCCGGGTGCAGGCGCTCGCCGCCGCCGACGACTTCCTGCGCGCCACTGAGACCGGCACCGCCTCGATCAAGAGCCGCCGCTGGCTGAACGATCCTGCCACGATGAAACAGATGGCGCTGCTGCAGCGCGCGGGGCACGAGGCGGACGGGCTGGATTTCAGCCTGTCGAAATACGCCGCCAACTGTCATCTGAACTTCCGCTGGAACCGTGGGGCGATCACCGCCGCGGTTCTGGGCCGGGCGGAGCGGTCGGCCGCATGA
- a CDS encoding DUF2924 domain-containing protein: MTTHDPIPARLAALKSTPTPELKAQWRDLFDSEPPPFNRRYLESRLAYRIQELAYGGLKPETIRRLERLGEELDGGDRAKRSIRADRDRPITGTRLLREWQGVEQVVTVTADGFEWQGRPYKSLSAIARAITGTRWNGWVFFGLRNYRGRR, encoded by the coding sequence ATGACGACCCACGATCCCATCCCCGCGCGCCTGGCCGCGCTGAAATCCACCCCGACGCCCGAGCTGAAAGCGCAGTGGCGCGATCTGTTCGACAGCGAGCCGCCGCCGTTCAATCGCCGCTACCTTGAATCCCGTCTGGCCTACCGCATTCAGGAACTGGCCTATGGCGGGCTGAAGCCGGAGACGATCCGGCGGCTGGAGCGGCTGGGCGAGGAACTGGATGGCGGCGACCGGGCGAAGCGCAGCATCCGCGCCGACCGCGACCGCCCTATCACCGGCACGCGCCTCCTGCGTGAATGGCAGGGCGTCGAGCAGGTGGTCACCGTCACCGCCGACGGCTTCGAGTGGCAGGGGCGGCCCTACAAGTCGCTGTCCGCCATCGCGCGAGCCATCACCGGCACGCGCTGGAACGGCTGGGTCTTCTTCGGACTCAGGAACTACAGGGGGAGGAGATGA
- a CDS encoding recombinase family protein, with translation MTKPPEKSKVVRKLRCAVYTRKSSEEGLEQEFNSLHAQREACEAYIASQRSEGWVLVRDQYDDGGISGGTLERPGLKRLLEDIEDGLVDVVVVYKIDRLSRSLADFAKLVEVFDRNGVTFVSVTQSFNTTTSMGRLTLNILLSFAQFEREVTAERIRDKVAASRKKGMWMGGVPPYGYRVENRKLLVDEEAAAHVRWIFAHFLEIGSGTELAREITKRGIRTPRGNRIDKKYIYRMLSNRAYIGEAVHKGDSYPGEHDAIIDSETWDRVHAILQESPRKRAARTRAETPALLKGLLFGPDGAAFSPTHTRKGDRLYRYYVSQTVLKHGAGSCPVGRVPAGEIEAAVIDQLRVVFRQPEIVAGTWKAARAHADGVSEADARAALQQLDPLWDELFPAEQARIVTLLVERVDIGTGGLNVRLRIDGLGGLAREMLSGSIGAAA, from the coding sequence ATGACGAAGCCGCCCGAAAAGTCCAAGGTCGTCCGCAAGCTGCGGTGTGCCGTCTACACCCGGAAGTCCTCCGAGGAAGGGCTGGAGCAGGAGTTCAACTCGCTCCACGCCCAACGCGAGGCCTGCGAAGCCTATATCGCCAGCCAGCGGTCCGAGGGCTGGGTTCTTGTCCGCGATCAATATGACGACGGCGGCATCTCGGGCGGCACGTTGGAGCGCCCCGGCCTGAAGCGGTTGCTGGAGGATATCGAGGACGGGCTGGTCGACGTGGTCGTGGTCTACAAGATCGACCGCCTCAGCCGCTCGCTCGCCGACTTCGCCAAGTTGGTCGAGGTCTTCGACCGGAACGGCGTGACGTTTGTTTCCGTGACCCAGTCCTTCAACACGACCACGTCGATGGGGCGGCTGACGCTGAACATCCTGCTGTCCTTCGCCCAGTTCGAGCGCGAGGTGACGGCCGAGCGCATCCGCGACAAGGTCGCCGCGAGCCGGAAGAAGGGTATGTGGATGGGGGGCGTGCCGCCCTACGGCTACCGGGTGGAAAACCGCAAACTGCTGGTGGACGAGGAAGCCGCCGCGCACGTCCGCTGGATCTTTGCCCACTTCCTCGAGATCGGGTCGGGCACGGAGCTGGCGAGAGAGATCACGAAACGCGGCATCCGAACGCCGCGCGGCAACCGGATCGACAAGAAATACATCTACCGGATGCTGAGCAACCGCGCCTACATCGGCGAGGCGGTGCACAAGGGCGACAGCTACCCCGGCGAGCACGACGCCATCATCGACAGCGAGACATGGGACCGTGTCCACGCCATCCTGCAGGAGAGCCCGCGCAAGCGCGCCGCGCGGACCCGCGCCGAGACGCCCGCGCTGCTGAAGGGGCTGCTGTTCGGGCCCGATGGCGCGGCCTTCTCGCCAACGCACACCCGCAAGGGCGACAGGCTTTACCGCTACTACGTCAGCCAGACCGTGCTGAAGCACGGGGCCGGATCATGCCCGGTCGGTCGCGTGCCGGCGGGGGAGATCGAGGCCGCGGTCATCGACCAACTCCGTGTCGTGTTCCGACAGCCAGAGATTGTTGCGGGGACTTGGAAGGCGGCGCGTGCCCACGCCGACGGCGTCTCCGAGGCCGACGCACGCGCGGCATTGCAGCAGCTCGACCCGCTGTGGGACGAACTCTTCCCTGCCGAGCAGGCACGCATCGTGACATTGCTGGTCGAGCGTGTCGACATCGGCACAGGCGGGTTAAACGTCCGGCTCCGGATTGACGGCCTCGGAGGGCTCGCGCGCGAGATGCTATCTGGCAGCATCGGAGCAGCGGCATGA
- the hsdR gene encoding EcoAI/FtnUII family type I restriction enzme subunit R, whose amino-acid sequence MNEADTCRKFVVPKLQEAGWDDRPHAINEQRTFTDGRVVFVGGKARRGKQKRSDYLLRYNPDFPIAVVEAKSRYRHAAEGLQQAKEYAEILGLQFAYSTNGIEIVEFDYTTGIERTIADFPAPDDLWARLRRAEGIVDDQVAERLLTPTFPDRAKPLRYYQEIAVNRAVQAALQGRKRALLTLCTGAGKTAVAFQICWKLWSARWNSKGVNRNPKILFLADRNVLVDDPMAKDFGPFGDARHKVAGGVAVKSRDMYFAIYQSIARDENRPGLYREYARDFFDLIIIDECHRGSARDDSNWREILEWFEPATQIGMTATPRREDNVDTYNYFGDPLYEYSLAQGIADGFLAPYRVHRVISDYDAAGWRPTRGELDRYGREIPDAEYSTRDFERVVALRARTQAIARHLAGFMAETDRFAKTIVFCVDQEHALEMRQALAALNTDLVKDHPDYVCRVTSDEGDVGSAHRAKFQDVETQTPVILTTSQLLTTGVDAPTCKNVVLARVVGSMPEFKQIIGRGTRLRPDYGKLAFNIIDYTGTATRMFADPAFDGNPVREDEAVINADGDIVEEREIEDVAPDPDDLPEGPDIPDGPVELGDEGENGPRKFYVDGGEVAIVRHLVYELDSDGRQLACRQLTDYTGDKVRTLYPNASELRTDWLDPERRAEIVERLEEKGIDLDSLADAVGKPEADPFDLLCHLAYNAPLRTRRERADRLLREQDEFLDRFGPDAREVLDAVLEKYAEHGSAQFKLPDILEVPPFNEWGNVIEIAARFGGGKELRSAVTELQRLLYTA is encoded by the coding sequence ATGAACGAAGCCGATACCTGCAGAAAGTTCGTCGTCCCGAAACTGCAGGAAGCAGGCTGGGATGATCGCCCGCACGCGATAAACGAGCAGAGAACTTTCACCGACGGCCGGGTCGTGTTTGTCGGTGGCAAGGCTCGCCGCGGAAAACAGAAGCGTTCAGACTATCTTCTCCGATATAATCCGGATTTCCCGATCGCCGTCGTTGAGGCCAAATCCCGCTACCGGCACGCCGCGGAGGGGCTCCAACAAGCCAAGGAATATGCGGAAATACTTGGTCTTCAATTCGCGTATTCGACCAACGGGATCGAGATCGTCGAGTTTGACTACACGACCGGCATCGAGCGAACCATTGCTGATTTCCCAGCGCCTGATGACCTCTGGGCTCGGCTCCGCCGTGCCGAGGGCATTGTCGACGACCAGGTGGCCGAACGGCTGCTGACGCCCACCTTTCCAGACCGAGCCAAACCGCTTCGCTACTATCAGGAGATCGCCGTGAACCGCGCCGTACAGGCGGCGCTTCAGGGCAGGAAGCGGGCATTGCTCACACTGTGCACCGGAGCGGGCAAGACTGCCGTCGCCTTCCAGATCTGCTGGAAGCTGTGGTCGGCACGCTGGAATTCCAAAGGGGTGAACCGGAACCCGAAGATCCTGTTTCTCGCTGATCGCAACGTCCTGGTCGACGATCCGATGGCAAAGGATTTCGGCCCGTTTGGCGACGCCCGTCACAAGGTAGCTGGCGGCGTGGCGGTCAAGAGCCGCGACATGTATTTCGCGATCTACCAGTCCATCGCGCGTGACGAGAACCGTCCCGGCCTCTACCGAGAGTATGCGCGCGACTTCTTCGATCTCATCATCATTGACGAATGCCATCGCGGCAGTGCGCGCGACGACAGCAACTGGCGGGAAATTCTCGAGTGGTTCGAGCCCGCAACGCAGATCGGGATGACAGCGACGCCGCGGCGAGAGGACAACGTCGACACCTACAACTATTTCGGCGATCCGCTCTATGAGTACAGCCTCGCGCAGGGCATCGCTGACGGCTTCCTGGCCCCGTATCGCGTCCATCGCGTCATATCGGACTACGACGCTGCCGGCTGGCGTCCAACGCGGGGTGAACTTGATCGCTATGGTCGCGAGATCCCCGACGCCGAATACTCGACGCGGGACTTCGAGCGGGTCGTGGCGCTGCGTGCACGAACGCAGGCCATTGCGAGACATCTGGCGGGCTTTATGGCCGAGACCGACCGCTTCGCCAAGACCATCGTCTTCTGCGTCGACCAGGAACACGCGCTCGAGATGCGGCAGGCGCTCGCCGCCCTGAACACCGATCTCGTGAAGGACCATCCCGACTACGTCTGCCGTGTGACGTCCGACGAAGGCGATGTGGGAAGCGCGCACAGGGCGAAGTTTCAGGACGTCGAGACCCAGACGCCGGTCATTCTCACCACGTCGCAGCTTCTCACGACCGGAGTGGACGCCCCGACCTGCAAGAATGTCGTGCTCGCGCGGGTCGTGGGCTCGATGCCCGAGTTCAAGCAGATCATCGGACGGGGCACCCGCCTCAGGCCCGACTACGGCAAGCTCGCCTTCAACATCATCGACTACACCGGAACCGCGACGCGCATGTTCGCCGATCCCGCCTTTGACGGCAATCCCGTCCGCGAGGACGAAGCAGTCATCAATGCCGACGGCGACATCGTGGAAGAGCGCGAGATCGAAGACGTGGCGCCGGATCCGGACGATCTTCCTGAAGGACCCGATATCCCGGATGGACCCGTCGAGTTGGGGGACGAAGGCGAGAACGGGCCCCGCAAGTTCTATGTCGACGGCGGCGAGGTAGCGATTGTCCGGCACCTCGTGTACGAACTCGATTCCGATGGGCGGCAGCTCGCCTGCCGCCAGCTTACCGATTACACCGGCGACAAGGTTCGCACGCTCTATCCCAATGCGTCGGAACTGCGCACGGACTGGCTTGACCCCGAACGCCGGGCGGAAATCGTCGAGCGGCTCGAGGAGAAGGGCATCGACCTAGACTCATTGGCTGATGCAGTCGGAAAGCCGGAGGCCGATCCGTTCGATCTCCTTTGCCATCTGGCATATAACGCGCCGCTGCGAACCCGGCGCGAGCGCGCAGACCGTCTGCTGAGAGAGCAGGACGAGTTTCTGGACCGCTTCGGGCCGGATGCCCGCGAGGTCTTGGATGCCGTGCTTGAAAAGTATGCCGAACATGGCAGTGCCCAGTTCAAGCTACCCGACATCCTCGAAGTGCCCCCGTTCAACGAGTGGGGCAACGTCATCGAAATCGCCGCCCGCTTCGGCGGGGGCAAGGAGCTGCGCAGCGCCGTCACCGAGCTGCAGCGTCTGCTCTACACCGCTTGA